From Erwinia pyri, a single genomic window includes:
- a CDS encoding TolC family outer membrane protein, which translates to MKKVWLSCCIGGLCFSLTQPAMAAKEPKAEFNWRAAPGEEQVSTLTLRDAILRAFARNPKISQAAAQIHVGEADLDAAESAWYPQISLQASGGRSHQTDSSGSLNNNGSGGITLSQLLYDFGRTGGAIDEQHKLSDAYRYALYDTMTTVAQDTLRAYLEVKRYRALVEAAGNNVASLQRVRDIAKLRADAGLSSQSDVLQAETRIAGMHATLEQYRAQARSAQAQLTVLTGVVSSELPELPQSLLNQQITLDKIAYEKSAAVRSAQAKQEAALERVRQAQSNHWPTIRVQAGRTRYENDSRSYWDDELQLQVEAPLYQGGLVNAKTRAAEGDREAAEAAIQQSKLDINQHASTAYADMIGAQQRQTAGEAQLGSADHTRSVYADEYKLNKRSLNDLLSVEQDVFQADSSRLMALYDGWDATVRYAAAVDNLLDIMGIDREATSGQTLPSL; encoded by the coding sequence ATGAAGAAAGTGTGGCTCTCATGCTGTATAGGGGGGCTTTGCTTCTCTCTGACACAGCCCGCAATGGCGGCGAAAGAGCCAAAAGCGGAGTTTAACTGGCGAGCGGCACCAGGCGAAGAGCAGGTCTCCACCCTTACCCTGCGCGATGCCATTCTTCGCGCCTTTGCACGTAACCCCAAAATTTCCCAGGCTGCCGCGCAGATTCATGTCGGTGAAGCCGATCTGGATGCCGCTGAAAGCGCCTGGTATCCGCAAATCTCCCTGCAGGCTTCCGGCGGGCGTTCGCACCAGACCGACTCGTCGGGAAGTCTGAACAATAATGGTTCTGGCGGTATCACCTTAAGCCAGCTTCTGTATGACTTTGGCCGCACCGGCGGCGCAATCGATGAGCAGCATAAGCTCTCGGACGCCTATCGCTATGCGCTCTACGACACCATGACTACCGTGGCGCAGGATACCTTACGGGCCTATCTGGAGGTAAAGCGCTATCGGGCGCTGGTGGAGGCCGCAGGCAATAACGTGGCCTCGCTGCAGCGCGTGCGTGATATTGCAAAACTGCGTGCGGACGCCGGTTTAAGCTCGCAGTCTGACGTGCTGCAGGCAGAAACCCGCATCGCGGGGATGCACGCCACGCTGGAGCAGTATCGCGCCCAGGCCCGCTCTGCTCAGGCGCAGCTTACCGTGCTCACCGGCGTGGTCTCCAGCGAGTTGCCGGAGCTGCCGCAGTCCCTGCTGAACCAGCAGATTACCCTGGACAAAATCGCCTACGAAAAAAGCGCCGCCGTGCGCAGTGCGCAGGCCAAACAGGAAGCGGCGCTGGAGCGGGTCCGCCAGGCGCAGTCTAATCACTGGCCCACCATCAGAGTCCAGGCTGGCCGGACCCGCTATGAAAACGACAGCCGCTCCTACTGGGATGATGAACTGCAGCTGCAGGTAGAAGCGCCGCTCTATCAGGGCGGGCTGGTCAATGCCAAAACCCGGGCAGCGGAGGGGGACCGGGAAGCCGCGGAAGCCGCCATTCAGCAGTCGAAACTCGATATTAATCAGCATGCTTCTACTGCCTATGCCGATATGATTGGCGCGCAGCAGCGCCAGACGGCGGGAGAGGCGCAGCTTGGCAGTGCCGACCACACCCGTTCGGTCTATGCCGATGAATACAAACTGAACAAGCGTAGCCTCAACGACCTGTTGAGCGTGGAACAGGATGTGTTTCAGGCTGACAGCAGCCGCCTGATGGCGCTCTATGATGGCTGGGACGCCACGGTCCGTTATGCCGCAGCGGTGGATAACCTGCTGGATATCATGGGAATCGATCGCGAAGCCACCAGTGGGCAAACCCTCCCGTCACTGTGA
- a CDS encoding type I secretion system permease/ATPase translates to MNKQTATTDNWIDAMLRVAARFGKPADGSTLRQQMRWFEHLAPEQQLERLAGLLGLHMTMMPRGKIRWRQEVTPVILIMENGNVVVVENIDAEGKARYWLSDGGDVVRESELALLLAQCQEQVGIVGVAARGRDARIDEFVKPYKKHWFWENFRGMGRKIMEISLASVVGNVLALAGILFSMQIYDRVIPAQSEPTLWVLFSGVLIAAVMEYLIRLMRTQVSDLMGKRIDLKVSSMLFARAMNIRNEARPKSTGSFISQLREIDQVRELLTSTTVGAAADMPFVILFLFIMAFIGGPLVIIPLLAIPLIVIPGLLVQIPMAKLAKEGLREGALRNAVLVETIEGIEDIKSLQAEPYFQRQWEQTHEVSAAVGMQQRLWGARLTGWASTVQQLTYASMLVFGVYLVLGGDITTGTLVASSMLSSRTIAPLMQLTMVFSRWQHAKSAMTGLDELLKKPLDQVEEGEMAHCPTLTGHYDLKGVQYSYDEENVKNVITIGQLQIKPGERIAILGKVGAGKSTLLRLLAGQAMATQGKVIVDGVDIRRIDPVDLRRQLGWLSQDSRLFFGTLRQNLMLGNPHASEQEMLHALRISGALSLVQQDAASLDRIINEGGRGLSGGQRQMVMLSRMILRQPQVVLMDEPTASMDEQLEEHVIRQMQGWLSGRTLVLVTHRPALLKLVERIVVMDNGRIIADGPRDEIIRSATAQTAKQGVARGDAA, encoded by the coding sequence ATGAACAAACAGACCGCAACCACCGACAACTGGATCGACGCCATGCTGCGCGTAGCGGCGCGCTTTGGCAAGCCGGCGGATGGCTCCACCTTGCGCCAGCAGATGCGCTGGTTTGAGCATCTTGCACCCGAGCAGCAGCTTGAAAGGCTGGCTGGCCTGCTGGGGCTGCATATGACCATGATGCCGCGCGGCAAGATCCGCTGGCGGCAGGAGGTTACGCCGGTGATCCTGATCATGGAGAATGGCAATGTGGTAGTGGTGGAGAACATCGATGCTGAAGGAAAAGCGCGTTACTGGCTTAGCGACGGCGGCGATGTGGTCCGTGAAAGCGAGCTGGCGCTGCTGCTGGCGCAATGTCAGGAGCAGGTCGGCATTGTTGGCGTGGCGGCGCGTGGGCGTGATGCGCGTATTGACGAGTTCGTTAAGCCATACAAAAAGCACTGGTTCTGGGAGAACTTCCGCGGCATGGGAAGGAAGATCATGGAGATCTCTCTCGCCTCGGTGGTGGGGAACGTGCTGGCGCTGGCGGGAATTTTATTCTCCATGCAGATCTATGACCGGGTGATCCCGGCGCAGTCTGAACCCACGCTCTGGGTGCTCTTCTCCGGGGTATTGATCGCTGCGGTAATGGAATATCTTATCCGGTTGATGCGCACCCAGGTTTCCGACCTGATGGGAAAACGCATCGACCTCAAAGTCTCATCCATGCTTTTCGCCCGTGCGATGAATATTCGTAACGAGGCGCGGCCAAAATCAACCGGTTCTTTTATCTCACAGCTGCGTGAAATCGATCAGGTGCGTGAACTGCTGACTTCGACCACCGTCGGTGCCGCAGCCGATATGCCTTTTGTGATCCTGTTCCTGTTTATCATGGCTTTTATTGGCGGCCCGCTGGTGATTATACCGCTGCTGGCGATCCCACTGATCGTCATTCCCGGCCTGCTGGTGCAGATCCCGATGGCTAAGCTGGCGAAAGAGGGATTGCGTGAGGGGGCGCTGCGTAACGCGGTGCTGGTGGAAACGATTGAGGGCATTGAAGATATTAAATCGCTGCAGGCGGAACCCTATTTCCAGCGTCAGTGGGAACAGACTCATGAAGTGAGTGCAGCAGTGGGCATGCAGCAGCGTCTGTGGGGAGCACGTCTCACCGGCTGGGCTTCCACGGTTCAGCAGTTGACCTACGCCAGCATGCTGGTGTTTGGGGTCTATCTGGTGCTGGGCGGGGATATCACCACCGGTACGCTGGTGGCGAGCAGTATGCTCTCTTCCCGCACTATTGCACCACTGATGCAGCTGACCATGGTGTTCTCCCGCTGGCAGCATGCCAAAAGCGCTATGACCGGGCTGGATGAGCTGTTGAAAAAGCCGCTGGATCAGGTTGAAGAGGGTGAGATGGCGCACTGCCCGACGCTGACCGGACATTATGATCTGAAAGGCGTGCAGTACAGCTATGACGAAGAGAACGTGAAAAATGTGATCACCATCGGCCAGTTGCAGATCAAGCCGGGCGAACGCATCGCTATTCTTGGCAAAGTGGGGGCCGGGAAATCGACATTGTTGCGGCTGCTGGCCGGACAGGCGATGGCGACCCAGGGCAAAGTGATTGTGGATGGCGTGGATATTCGCCGCATTGACCCGGTAGATCTCCGGCGCCAGCTGGGCTGGTTATCGCAGGACTCGCGGCTCTTTTTCGGCACGCTGCGGCAAAATCTGATGCTGGGTAATCCCCATGCCAGCGAACAGGAGATGCTGCACGCGCTGCGTATCAGCGGCGCGCTCAGTCTGGTGCAGCAGGATGCTGCCAGCCTGGACCGCATTATCAATGAAGGGGGGCGTGGCCTCTCCGGCGGCCAGCGTCAGATGGTGATGCTCAGCCGGATGATCCTGCGTCAGCCGCAGGTGGTGCTGATGGATGAGCCTACCGCCTCAATGGATGAGCAGCTGGAGGAGCACGTCATCCGCCAGATGCAGGGATGGCTTTCCGGACGCACGCTGGTGCTGGTGACGCATCGTCCCGCGCTGCTGAAGCTGGTGGAGAGGATCGTGGTAATGGATAACGGCCGCATTATTGCCGATGGCCCGAGAGATGAGATCATCCGCAGCGCCACGGCGCAGACAGCGAAACAAGGCGTCGCGCGGGGGGATGCAGCATGA
- a CDS encoding HlyD family efflux transporter periplasmic adaptor subunit: protein MSLIMVDRNLKRSEKKTSAIIWLCTAALVIFFVWAHFAILDEVTVGTGKVTPSSRAQVIESLDGGIVDQLNVHEGNIVEKGQVLARLDPTRFQSNFGEAASKARTLRASAERLRAELTGAPLAFSAETLKEPELVARETQLYQSRRRNLSETVSNLEQSKKLVQDELRMTAPLVAKGAAGEVEVIRLRRQVSDLQGKIDEAKNDYAVRAREEQVKNNADLDAQLQVVTGKEDQLTRATIYSPVRGIVKDIQVTTVGGVLQPGGKLMEIVPLEDQLLIETRLNPRDIAYIRPGLPATVKVTAYDSSIYGDLPGEVETVSPDTLQDEVKRDQYYYRVYVRTQKAELTNKAGRTFPIVPGMVANVEIKTGQKSVMDYLIKPLNKVKESMRER from the coding sequence ATGAGCCTGATTATGGTGGACCGCAACCTTAAACGGAGCGAAAAAAAGACCTCGGCGATCATCTGGCTCTGTACGGCCGCGCTGGTGATTTTCTTTGTCTGGGCACATTTCGCCATTCTGGATGAGGTCACGGTCGGCACCGGTAAGGTTACCCCCTCCAGCCGTGCGCAGGTGATTGAAAGCCTGGATGGCGGAATTGTCGATCAGCTTAACGTGCATGAAGGGAATATTGTCGAGAAAGGGCAGGTGCTGGCCAGGCTCGATCCTACGCGGTTTCAGTCGAACTTTGGTGAAGCCGCTTCCAAAGCCCGCACGCTTCGCGCCTCTGCTGAGCGGCTGCGGGCCGAGCTGACGGGCGCCCCGTTGGCCTTCAGCGCCGAGACCCTTAAGGAGCCGGAGCTGGTGGCACGGGAAACGCAGCTTTATCAGTCCCGTCGTCGCAACCTTTCAGAGACGGTCAGCAACCTGGAGCAGTCAAAGAAACTGGTGCAGGACGAATTACGCATGACCGCACCGCTGGTAGCCAAAGGGGCGGCAGGGGAGGTGGAGGTGATCCGCCTTCGCCGTCAGGTCAGCGATCTGCAGGGAAAAATTGACGAAGCAAAAAATGATTATGCGGTGCGCGCGCGTGAAGAGCAGGTGAAGAACAATGCCGATCTGGATGCACAGCTGCAGGTAGTGACCGGTAAAGAGGATCAGCTGACCCGCGCCACTATCTACTCGCCGGTGCGCGGCATCGTAAAGGATATTCAGGTTACAACCGTGGGCGGCGTGTTACAGCCCGGCGGCAAACTGATGGAGATCGTGCCGCTGGAAGATCAGCTACTGATTGAAACACGCCTTAACCCACGAGATATCGCCTATATCAGGCCGGGGCTGCCCGCCACGGTGAAGGTCACCGCTTACGACTCCTCCATCTATGGCGACTTGCCAGGCGAAGTGGAAACCGTCTCGCCGGATACGCTTCAGGATGAGGTAAAACGCGATCAGTACTACTACCGTGTTTACGTCCGTACACAAAAAGCGGAGTTGACCAACAAAGCGGGGAGGACATTCCCTATCGTGCCGGGAATGGTGGCCAATGTGGAGATTAAAACGGGTCAAAAATCGGTGATGGATTATCTGATTAAGCCGCTGAATAAAGTTAAAGAATCGATGAGAGAACGCTAG
- the ompC gene encoding porin OmpC codes for MKLRVLSLMVPAMLIAGSAGAAEIYNKDGNKLDLFGKVDGLHYFSDNDGSDGDQSYVRFGFKGETQISNELTGYGQWEYQAALNNAETQGTANSYTRVGFAGLKFGDAGSLDYGRNYGVAYDIGAWTDVLPEFGGDTYGADNFMFQRSNGVATYRNNNFFGLVDGLNFAIQYQGKNDSATELGGRDVLAGNGDGWGLSTTYDLGEGFGIGAAMFSSDRTNEQNGGAAGTDTILGRGDKATAYTGGLKYDANNIYLAAMYTRSQNATRFGASNATTYGYANTADNWELVAQYQFDFGLRPSLAFVSSRGSDIEGYGSQNLKKYVDVGATYYFNKNMSTYVDYQINLLDDNNFTDATGINTDDVVALGLVYQF; via the coding sequence ATGAAACTTCGAGTTCTCTCCCTGATGGTCCCAGCGATGCTGATCGCCGGTTCAGCAGGTGCGGCAGAGATCTATAACAAAGATGGCAACAAGCTTGACCTCTTTGGCAAAGTAGACGGCCTGCACTATTTTTCCGATAACGACGGTTCTGACGGCGATCAGTCCTATGTTCGCTTTGGTTTTAAAGGCGAAACCCAGATCAGCAACGAGCTGACCGGCTACGGTCAGTGGGAATACCAGGCCGCACTGAATAACGCTGAGACTCAAGGCACCGCTAACAGCTATACCCGCGTAGGTTTTGCCGGTCTGAAATTTGGCGATGCCGGATCGCTGGATTATGGTCGTAACTATGGCGTGGCGTATGACATCGGCGCATGGACTGACGTCCTGCCTGAATTCGGTGGTGATACCTATGGCGCAGACAACTTTATGTTCCAGCGCTCTAATGGTGTGGCAACCTACCGTAACAATAACTTCTTTGGTCTGGTCGATGGCCTGAACTTTGCGATTCAGTATCAGGGCAAAAACGACAGTGCAACCGAACTGGGCGGACGTGATGTTCTGGCTGGCAACGGCGATGGATGGGGTCTCTCCACCACTTACGATCTGGGCGAAGGATTCGGTATCGGTGCGGCAATGTTCAGCTCCGATCGTACCAACGAACAGAACGGCGGCGCAGCGGGTACCGACACCATTCTGGGTCGCGGCGATAAAGCTACCGCTTATACCGGCGGTCTGAAATATGACGCTAACAACATCTACCTGGCTGCCATGTACACCCGCTCGCAAAACGCTACCCGTTTTGGTGCCAGCAATGCGACTACCTACGGCTATGCTAACACCGCAGATAACTGGGAACTGGTTGCTCAGTATCAGTTCGACTTCGGTCTGCGTCCATCCCTGGCCTTCGTCAGCTCTCGCGGCAGCGACATTGAAGGTTACGGCTCGCAGAACCTGAAAAAATATGTTGATGTGGGGGCGACCTACTACTTCAACAAAAACATGTCCACCTATGTTGATTACCAAATCAACCTGCTGGATGACAACAACTTTACCGACGCTACCGGCATCAACACTGATGACGTTGTGGCGCTGGGTCTGGTTTACCAGTTCTGA
- the apbE gene encoding FAD:protein FMN transferase ApbE: MKKIWLYSIATAAFIMLSGCDDHNQSRDHSALVLEGRTMGTFWRISLANVAPERKVSLQKAVQQQLDEDDRQLSTWKKESVLSRFNQYRGSEPQPVSDNMADIVTLSLRIGKMTDGAMNITVGPLVNLWGFGPEKQPVRTPDQAEIDAAKALTGLQHLRVIQRADGAYLQKDLPDLYVDLSTMGEGFATDHLARLMEEEGITDYLVSVGGAVLTRGKNAQGQPWKVAIQKPTDKENAVQAVVDLQGHGISTSGSYRNYYELDGKRLSHVIDPATGRPIQHKLVSATVIATTALEADGWDTGLMVLGEEKAKALALREHLAVYLIQKQEDGFTTWMSPQFKAFILPQQ, from the coding sequence ATGAAGAAGATTTGGCTGTATTCTATTGCTACGGCAGCATTTATTATGCTTTCAGGGTGTGACGATCATAACCAGAGTCGCGACCATTCCGCGCTGGTTTTAGAAGGACGCACAATGGGAACATTCTGGCGGATTAGCCTGGCAAACGTCGCCCCGGAGCGCAAAGTTAGCCTGCAAAAAGCGGTACAGCAGCAGTTAGATGAAGACGATCGTCAGCTCTCGACGTGGAAAAAAGAGTCCGTGCTGTCACGCTTTAATCAGTATCGCGGCAGTGAACCTCAGCCGGTCAGCGATAACATGGCTGATATCGTTACCCTCTCTCTGCGCATTGGCAAGATGACCGACGGGGCGATGAACATTACCGTGGGTCCGCTGGTGAATTTATGGGGGTTCGGCCCTGAAAAGCAGCCGGTCAGAACGCCGGACCAGGCAGAGATCGACGCCGCTAAGGCGCTGACAGGGCTACAGCATCTCCGCGTTATTCAGCGTGCCGATGGAGCCTACCTGCAGAAGGACTTGCCCGATCTCTATGTTGACCTCTCTACGATGGGAGAAGGGTTCGCCACTGACCACCTTGCCAGACTGATGGAGGAGGAGGGGATTACTGATTACCTCGTCTCCGTGGGCGGTGCGGTGCTGACGCGCGGCAAAAACGCGCAGGGTCAGCCCTGGAAGGTAGCGATTCAAAAGCCCACGGATAAAGAGAACGCCGTGCAGGCAGTGGTCGATCTGCAGGGGCACGGCATCAGTACCTCCGGCAGCTATCGCAACTATTATGAACTGGATGGTAAACGCCTTTCGCATGTGATCGATCCGGCGACGGGGCGCCCCATTCAGCATAAACTGGTTTCTGCCACGGTGATCGCCACCACGGCGCTGGAAGCGGATGGCTGGGATACCGGACTGATGGTGCTGGGCGAAGAGAAAGCCAAAGCGCTGGCGCTGCGTGAACATCTGGCGGTCTATCTGATTCAGAAGCAGGAGGACGGCTTTACCACATGGATGTCGCCGCAGTTTAAAGCCTTTATTCTGCCGCAACAGTAA